From the genome of Flavobacterium ovatum, one region includes:
- a CDS encoding glycosyltransferase family 4 protein gives MSENLKNNSINEEKNKWFHFDLSFFFMYCYTSVDKVITVSKSECNFLINNLGLDNKKVFYNNLALPEVYFNNGIPFQSENIITYCGSWISRKGIYPMVEAMKIILQKHKNYKFRIIGVGENFEVLECFSDFLNQIEVIPFVEDKKELMNLYGQSSIFLFPSLSESFGLVVAEAMYCGCALISGPTGYAAEIINGQ, from the coding sequence GTGAGTGAAAATTTAAAGAATAATAGTATAAATGAAGAAAAGAACAAATGGTTTCATTTTGATTTATCCTTTTTTTTTATGTATTGTTATACTTCAGTTGATAAAGTTATAACAGTTTCAAAATCTGAGTGTAATTTTCTTATAAATAATTTAGGTCTGGATAATAAAAAGGTATTTTATAATAACCTCGCATTACCCGAAGTTTATTTCAATAATGGAATTCCTTTTCAAAGTGAAAATATTATTACGTATTGTGGTTCTTGGATAAGTAGAAAAGGTATTTATCCAATGGTAGAGGCTATGAAAATAATTTTGCAAAAACATAAAAATTATAAATTTAGAATTATTGGAGTTGGGGAAAATTTTGAGGTTCTAGAATGTTTTAGTGATTTCTTAAATCAAATAGAAGTAATACCCTTTGTTGAGGATAAAAAAGAATTAATGAATTTATATGGACAATCTTCTATTTTTTTATTTCCATCCCTAAGTGAAAGTTTTGGTTTAGTAGTAGCAGAAGCCATGTATTGTGGTTGTGCTTTAATTTCAGGACCAACGGGTTATGCTGCAGAGATTATAAATGGACAATAA
- a CDS encoding acyltransferase translates to MKFTYFTQQSFFVLRFRYLKKIASFFRKKLLQIQGMRIATGVNVPKIYTTWPHKVFLGKNCILEHNINFKYDGIWSKEPSIIIENDVFLGFGCEFNISSKIEIKQFAMIASGCKFIDHDHGIALDSVMNGQSPIEKPIVIEEYVWLGCNVIVLKGVNIGKGAVVAAGAVVTKSIPSNEIWAGVPAKKIGKRK, encoded by the coding sequence ATGAAGTTTACTTATTTTACTCAGCAATCATTTTTTGTTCTTCGATTTAGATATTTAAAAAAAATAGCTAGTTTTTTTAGAAAAAAGCTATTGCAAATACAGGGGATGAGAATTGCAACTGGTGTAAATGTCCCTAAAATTTATACTACTTGGCCACACAAAGTTTTTCTAGGCAAAAATTGTATTTTGGAACACAATATTAATTTTAAATATGATGGTATTTGGTCTAAAGAACCCTCTATTATAATCGAGAATGATGTTTTTTTAGGTTTTGGATGTGAATTTAATATTAGTAGTAAAATTGAAATAAAACAATTTGCAATGATTGCTTCAGGTTGTAAATTTATAGACCACGATCATGGTATTGCACTTGATTCAGTGATGAATGGACAAAGCCCAATTGAAAAACCTATTGTGATTGAAGAGTATGTTTGGTTAGGATGTAATGTTATTGTGCTGAAAGGGGTAAATATAGGGAAAGGAGCTGTTGTTGCTGCAGGGGCTGTTGTTACTAAAAGTATTCCTTCAAATGAAATTTGGGCTGGTGTACCAGCAAAAAAAATTGGTAAACGAAAATAA
- a CDS encoding glycosyltransferase family 4 protein, with translation MRILTLSNCPLEESQGSGYVILNTARCLVDQGHEVDLVSEEEIIVFKFLKSRARIYRIMLGMAWWLITHKIKKYDLFIFYGAESFLAVFLLKKLFRTKSLLILHSNGLELMVSDNIKKHRINQEKKKWFHFDLSMSYKYCYNTVDKIITVSKSEKEFAINRLGLKSDKVFYNNLALPAIYFETEITNEKQDIIAYCGRWTIDKGAPAMAEAINSVLKKHSNYRFRMIGVGENFVVSDFFCDEVKEQIEIISFVEDKVLLMNLYSECSIFLFPSLTESFGLVVVEAMYCGCAVVCGPTGYAAEIINKKEGIILNKISKENIIKALDLFICNEKFRKEVAFNGQQKVSELTWSNYSIRLNSIMKTV, from the coding sequence ATGCGAATTTTAACTTTAAGCAATTGTCCATTAGAGGAGTCTCAAGGCTCTGGATATGTAATATTAAATACAGCTAGATGTTTAGTAGACCAAGGTCATGAAGTTGATTTAGTTTCTGAGGAAGAGATTATCGTGTTTAAATTTTTAAAAAGCAGAGCTAGAATTTATAGAATTATGCTTGGTATGGCTTGGTGGTTAATTACACATAAAATAAAAAAATATGACCTTTTTATTTTTTATGGTGCTGAATCATTTTTAGCAGTTTTCTTGTTGAAAAAGTTATTTAGAACGAAATCCTTGTTGATATTGCATTCTAATGGTTTGGAGTTAATGGTAAGTGATAATATAAAAAAACATAGAATTAACCAAGAAAAGAAAAAATGGTTTCATTTTGATTTGTCCATGTCCTATAAGTATTGTTATAATACTGTTGATAAAATTATAACAGTGTCAAAATCTGAAAAAGAATTTGCTATAAATAGATTAGGATTGAAAAGTGATAAAGTATTTTATAATAACCTCGCTTTACCAGCTATTTATTTTGAAACAGAAATCACTAATGAAAAACAAGATATTATAGCATATTGTGGTAGATGGACAATTGACAAAGGTGCGCCAGCTATGGCTGAAGCAATAAATTCGGTATTAAAAAAACATTCAAATTATAGATTTAGGATGATTGGGGTCGGTGAAAATTTTGTTGTAAGCGATTTTTTCTGTGATGAAGTTAAAGAACAAATTGAAATCATATCATTTGTTGAGGATAAAGTTTTGCTTATGAATTTATATAGCGAATGCTCAATATTCTTATTTCCCTCACTTACTGAAAGCTTTGGTTTAGTAGTTGTTGAAGCAATGTATTGTGGTTGTGCAGTAGTTTGCGGGCCAACAGGATATGCAGCAGAAATCATAAATAAAAAAGAAGGAATAATATTAAATAAAATCAGTAAAGAAAATATCATTAAGGCACTAGATTTATTTATCTGTAATGAGAAGTTTAGGAAGGAAGTAGCTTTCAATGGTCAACAAAAGGTCAGTGAATTGACTTGGAGTAATTATTCTATTCGACTTAATAGTATAATGAAAACGGTTTAG